From the genome of Cytophagales bacterium, one region includes:
- a CDS encoding four helix bundle protein: protein MKNFRRLKIWERGMEIVKKTYSLSKQLPAEERFGLVSQITRAAVSIPSNIAEGSSRTSDKDKKRFAEVALGSAFELETQLLIIRDLELANPVDADKLIEGLHEEQRMINSFIITLKLTANS, encoded by the coding sequence ATGAAGAACTTTAGAAGATTGAAAATTTGGGAACGAGGAATGGAAATTGTCAAGAAAACTTATTCGTTATCTAAACAGTTACCGGCTGAGGAAAGATTCGGGTTAGTCTCCCAAATAACCCGTGCGGCCGTATCCATTCCCTCAAACATTGCAGAAGGAAGCAGCCGTACAAGTGATAAGGATAAGAAAAGGTTTGCGGAAGTTGCACTGGGTTCTGCTTTTGAGTTGGAAACGCAGTTGTTGATCATAAGAGATTTGGAATTAGCAAACCCGGTTGATGCGGATAAACTGATTGAAGGGTTGCATGAAGAGCAACGTATGATCAACAGTTTCATTATTACACTGAAATTAACCGCTAACAGCTAA